The following are encoded together in the Rhinopithecus roxellana isolate Shanxi Qingling chromosome 5, ASM756505v1, whole genome shotgun sequence genome:
- the RFX7 gene encoding DNA-binding protein RFX7 isoform X2 has translation MAEEQQQPPPQQPDAHQQLPPSAPNSGVALPALVPGLPGTEASALQHKIKNSICKTVQSKVDCILQEVEKFTDLEKLYLYLQLPSGLSNGEKSDQNAMSSSRAQQMHAFSWIRNTLEEHPETSLPKQEVYDEYKSYCDNLGYHPLSAADFGKIMKNVFPNMKARRLGTRGKSKYCYSGLRKKAFVHMPTLPNLDFHKTGDGLEGAEPSGQLQNIDEEVISSACRLVCEWAQKVLSQPFDTVLELARFLVKSHYIGTKSMAALTVMAAAPAGIKGITQPSAFIPTAESNSFQPQVKTLPSPIDAKQQLQRKIQKKQQEQKLQSPLPGESAAKKSESATSNGVTNLPNGNPSILSPQPIGIVVAAVPSPIPVQRTRQLVTSPSPMSSSDGKVLPLNVQVVTQHMQSVKQAPKTPQNVPASPGGDRSARHRYPQILPKPANTSALTIRSPTTVLFTSSPIKTAVVPASHMSSLNVVKMTTISLTPSNSNTPLKHSASVSSATGTTEESRSVPQIKNGSVVSLQSPGSRTSSAGGTSAVEVKVEPEISSDEHPVQCQENSDEAKAPQTPSALLGQKSNTDGVLQKPSNEGVIEIKATKVCDQRTKCKSRCNEILPGTSTGNNQSTITVSVASQNLTFTSTSSPSNGDSINKDPKLCTKSPRKRLSSTLQETQVPPVKKPIVEQLSAATTEGQKQGSVKKDQKVPHSGKTEGSTAGAQIPSKVSVNVSSHIGANQPLNSSTLVISDSALEQQTTPSSSPDIKVKLEGSVFLLDSDSKSVGSFNPNGWQQITKDSELISASCEQQQAISVMTIPEHSDINDLEKSVWELEGMPQDTYSQQLHSQIQESSLNQIQAHSSDQLPLQSELKEFEPSVSQTNESYFPFDDELTQDSIVEELVLMEQQMSMNNSHSYGNCLGMTLQSQSVTPGAPMSSHTSSTHFYHPIHSNGTPIHTPTPTPTPTPTPTPTPTPTSEMIAGSQSLSRESPCSRLAQTTPVDSALGSSRHTPIGTPHSNCSSSVPPSPVECRNPFAFTPISSSMAYHDASIVSSSPVKPMQRPMATHPDKTKLEWMNNGYSGVGNSSVSGHGILPSYQELVEDRFRKPHAFAVPGQSYQSQSRHHDTHFGRLTPVSPVQHQGATVNNTNKQEGFAVPAPLDNKGTNSSASSNFRCRSVSPAVHRQRNLSGSTLYPVSNIPRSNVTPFGSPVTPEVVFTNVHTDACANNIAQRSQSVPLTVMMQTAFPNALQKQANSKKITNVLLSKLDSDNDDAVRGLGMNNLPSNYTARMNLTQILEPSTVFPSANPQNMIDSSTSVYEFQTPSYLTKSNSTDQINFSPGDNQAQSEIGEQQLDFNSTVKDLLSGDSLQTNQQLCSCPSSLLAGMQM, from the exons GAGCTATTGTGACAATCTTGGTTACCATCCATTAAGTGCTGCTGATTTTGGAAAGATCATGAAAAACGTCTTTCCAAACATGAAGGCACGTCGTTTGGGCACAAGAGGCAAATCTAA ATATTGCTACAGTGGACTGAGAAAAAAAGCTTTTGTTCATATGCCAACACTGCCCAACCTTGACTTTCACAAAACTGGAGATGGC TTGGAAGGAGCTGAACCTTCTGGGCAGCTTCAAAATATTGATGAAGAAGTTATCTCTTCTGCTTGCCGTCTTGTGTGTGAGTGGGCCCAGAAAGTGTTAAGCCAACCATTTGACACTGTCTTGGAATTAGCCCGCTTCCTTGTAAAAAGTCACTATATAGGCACCAAGTCAATGGCAGCTCTAACTGTAATGGCAGCAGCACCAGCAG gaATTAAAGGAATTACCCAGCCTTCTGCTTTTATACCGACAGCTGAAAGTAATTCCTTTCAGCCTCAGGTGAAGACTTTGCCATCTCCAATTGATGCTAAACAGCAGTTGCAACGGAAAATCCAGAAGAAGCAGCAAGAACAGAAACTACAATCCCCTTTGCCAGGAGAATCCGCagcaaaaaaatcagaaagtgcTACAAGCAATGGAGTAACGAATCTTCCTAATGGAAATCCTTCAATCCTTTCTCCTCAACCTATTGGCATCGTTGTGGCAGCTGTCCCTAGTCCCATTCCG GTCCAACGGACTAGGCAATTGGTAACTTCACCGAGTCCAATGAGTTCTTCTGATGGCAAAGTTCTTCCCCTCAATGTACAGGTGGTCACTCAGCACATGCAGTCTGTGAAACAGGCACCAAAGACTCCCCAGAACGTTCCAGCCAGTCCTGGTGGGGATCGTTCTGCCCGGCACCGTTACCCTCAGATCTTACCCAAACCAGCCAACACCAGTGCACTCACAATTCGCTCTCCAACTACTGTCCTCTTTACTAGTAGTCCCATCAAAACTGCTGTTGTACCCGCTTCACACATGAGTTCTCTAAATGTGGTGAAAATGACAACAATATCCCTCACACCCAGCAACAGTAACACCCCTCTTAAACATTCTGCCTCAGTCAGCAGTGCTACAGGAACGACAGAAGAATCAAGGAGTGTTCCACAGATCAAGAATGGTTCTGTCGTGTCACTTCAGTCTCCTGGGTCCAGAACCAGCAGTGCGGGGGGAACATCTGCTGTGGAAGTCAAAGTGGAACccgaaatatcatcagatgagcATCCTGTACAGTGCCAAGAGAACTCTGATGAGGCTAAAGCTCCCCAAACACCTAGTGCCCTTTTGGGGCAGAAAAGTAATACAGACGGAGTACTGCAGAAACCTTCAAATGAAGGtgtcattgaaataaaagcaactAAGGTCTGTGACCAGAGGACCAAATGTAAAAGTCGCTGTAATGAAATTCTGCCAGGCACGTCAACAGGCAATAATCAGAGCACTATCACTGTATCAGTTGCTTCTCAGAACTTAACTTTCACCAGCACCAGTTCACCATCTAATGGTGACTCAATCAATAAAGACCCTAAATTATGCACTAAAAGTCCAAGAAAACGACTGTCTTCTACATTGCAAGAGACCCAGGTGCCTCCTGTAAAGAAACCAATTGTGGAACAGCTTTCAGCAGCTACCACAGAAGGGCAGAAACAAGGCAGTGTTAAGAAGGACCAAAAGGTTCCACATTCAGGGAAAACAGAAGGTTCAACAGCAGGTGCTCAGATTCCTAGCAAGGTATCAGTAAATGTCAGTTCACACATAGGAGCAAATCAACCCTTGAATTCTTCTACCCTTGTTATCAGTGATTCAGCTTTGGAACAGCAAACAACCCCGTCATCATCTCCAGATATAAAAGTAAAACTTGAAGGAAGTGTCTTTCTCTTGGACAGTGATTCAAAGTCAGTTGGCAGCTTTAATCCAAATGGATGGCAACAAATCACTAAGGATTCTGAGTTGATATCTGCCAGCTGTGAACAACAGCAAGCTATCAGTGTTATGACAATTCCTGAGCACTCTGATATCAATGACTTAGAGAAGTCCGTGTGGGAATTAGAAGGAATGCCACAGGACACATATAGCCAGCAGCTACATAGCCAGATACAGGAATCTTCTTTAAATCAAATACAAGCACATTCTTCAGATCAGTTACCTCTGCAATCTGAACTGAAGGAGTTTGAACCTTCTGTTTCCCAGACAAATGAAAGCTACTTTCCTTTTGATGATGAACTTACACAAGATAGTATTGTGGAAGAGCTGGTGCTTATGGAGCAGCAAATGTCAATGAACAATTCTCATTCTTACGGCAACTGTTTGGGAATGACCCTTCAGAGTCAGTCAGTAACTCCAGGAGCTCCAATGTCATCTCACACCTCCAGCACCCACTTCTATCATCCAATCCACAGCAATGGCACTCCAATCCACACACCCACACCTACACCCACACCCACTCCTActccaaccccaaccccaaccccaacatCTGAAATGATTGCTGGATCTCAGAGTCTATCACGGGAGAGCCCTTGCTCCAGGCTAGCCCAGACTACACCTGTGGATAGTGCTTTAGGAAGTAGCCGACATACACCCATTGGTACTCCACATTCTAACTGCAGCAGTAGTGTCCCCCCCAGCCCTGTTGAATGCAGGAATCCATTTGCATTTACTCCAATAAGCTCCAGTATGGCATATCATGATGCCAGCATTGTCTCAAGTAGTCCTGTGAAACCAATGCAAAGACCCATGGCCACACACCCTGACAAAACCAAGCTTGAATGGATGAATAATGGGTATAGTGGGGTTGGTAATTCATCAGTTTCTGGCCATGGTATTCTCCCAAGCTATCAGGAACTAGTGGAAGACCGTTTCAGGAAACCTCATGCTTTTGCTGTGCCTGGACAGTCTTACCAGTCTCAATCCAGACATCATGACACTCATTTTGGTCGTTTGACTCCTGTCTCTCCTGTGCAGCATCAGGGTGCCACTGTAAATAACACCAACAAACAGGAGGGTTTTGCAGTCCCTGCCCCTCTTGATAATAAGGGAACTAATTCGTCTGCCAGCAGCAACTTCAGATGCCGGAGTGTGAGCCCTGCTGTTCATCGCCAACGTAATCTTAGTGGAAGCACCCTCTATCCAGTATCTAATATCCCACGATCTAATGTGACCCCCTTTGGAAGTCCAGTTACCCCAGAAGTTGTTTTCACAAATGTTCACACAGATGCATGTGCCAACAACATAGCTCAAAGAAGCCAGTCAGTTCCATTGACAGTCATGATGCAGACAGCCTTCCCAAACGCTCTTCAGAAGCAAGCAAACAGTAAAAAAATAACCAATGTTTTGTTGAGTAAACTTGATTCTGACAATGATGATGCAGTGAGAGGTTTGGGAATGAACAACCTGCCCTCTAATTATACAGCCCGGATGAATCTCACTCAGATTTTGGAACCTTCCACTGTTTTTCCTAGTGCCAACCCACAAAATATGATTGATTCCAGCACTTCTGTTTATGAATTCCAAACACCATCTTACCTCACCAAAAGTAATAGCACCGATCAGATCAATTTTTCTCCTGGAGATAATCAAGCACAATCAGAAATTGGAGAGCAGCAGTTAGATTTCAATAGCACTGTTAAAGACCTGTTGAGTGGAGACAGCTTGCAAACCAACCAGCAGCTG TGTTCTTGTCCTTCCTCTCTGCTGGCTGGAATGCAAATGTGA
- the RFX7 gene encoding DNA-binding protein RFX7 isoform X1, which yields MAEEQQQPPPQQPDAHQQLPPSAPNSGVALPALVPGLPGTEASALQHKIKNSICKTVQSKVDCILQEVEKFTDLEKLYLYLQLPSGLSNGEKSDQNAMSSSRAQQMHAFSWIRNTLEEHPETSLPKQEVYDEYKSYCDNLGYHPLSAADFGKIMKNVFPNMKARRLGTRGKSKYCYSGLRKKAFVHMPTLPNLDFHKTGDGLEGAEPSGQLQNIDEEVISSACRLVCEWAQKVLSQPFDTVLELARFLVKSHYIGTKSMAALTVMAAAPAGIKGITQPSAFIPTAESNSFQPQVKTLPSPIDAKQQLQRKIQKKQQEQKLQSPLPGESAAKKSESATSNGVTNLPNGNPSILSPQPIGIVVAAVPSPIPVQRTRQLVTSPSPMSSSDGKVLPLNVQVVTQHMQSVKQAPKTPQNVPASPGGDRSARHRYPQILPKPANTSALTIRSPTTVLFTSSPIKTAVVPASHMSSLNVVKMTTISLTPSNSNTPLKHSASVSSATGTTEESRSVPQIKNGSVVSLQSPGSRTSSAGGTSAVEVKVEPEISSDEHPVQCQENSDEAKAPQTPSALLGQKSNTDGVLQKPSNEGVIEIKATKVCDQRTKCKSRCNEILPGTSTGNNQSTITVSVASQNLTFTSTSSPSNGDSINKDPKLCTKSPRKRLSSTLQETQVPPVKKPIVEQLSAATTEGQKQGSVKKDQKVPHSGKTEGSTAGAQIPSKVSVNVSSHIGANQPLNSSTLVISDSALEQQTTPSSSPDIKVKLEGSVFLLDSDSKSVGSFNPNGWQQITKDSELISASCEQQQAISVMTIPEHSDINDLEKSVWELEGMPQDTYSQQLHSQIQESSLNQIQAHSSDQLPLQSELKEFEPSVSQTNESYFPFDDELTQDSIVEELVLMEQQMSMNNSHSYGNCLGMTLQSQSVTPGAPMSSHTSSTHFYHPIHSNGTPIHTPTPTPTPTPTPTPTPTPTSEMIAGSQSLSRESPCSRLAQTTPVDSALGSSRHTPIGTPHSNCSSSVPPSPVECRNPFAFTPISSSMAYHDASIVSSSPVKPMQRPMATHPDKTKLEWMNNGYSGVGNSSVSGHGILPSYQELVEDRFRKPHAFAVPGQSYQSQSRHHDTHFGRLTPVSPVQHQGATVNNTNKQEGFAVPAPLDNKGTNSSASSNFRCRSVSPAVHRQRNLSGSTLYPVSNIPRSNVTPFGSPVTPEVVFTNVHTDACANNIAQRSQSVPLTVMMQTAFPNALQKQANSKKITNVLLSKLDSDNDDAVRGLGMNNLPSNYTARMNLTQILEPSTVFPSANPQNMIDSSTSVYEFQTPSYLTKSNSTDQINFSPGDNQAQSEIGEQQLDFNSTVKDLLSGDSLQTNQQLVGQVASDLTNTASDFSSDIRLSSELSGSINDLNTLDPNLLFDPGRQQGQDDEATLEELKNDPLFQQICSESMNSMTSSGFEWIESKDHPTVEMLG from the exons GAGCTATTGTGACAATCTTGGTTACCATCCATTAAGTGCTGCTGATTTTGGAAAGATCATGAAAAACGTCTTTCCAAACATGAAGGCACGTCGTTTGGGCACAAGAGGCAAATCTAA ATATTGCTACAGTGGACTGAGAAAAAAAGCTTTTGTTCATATGCCAACACTGCCCAACCTTGACTTTCACAAAACTGGAGATGGC TTGGAAGGAGCTGAACCTTCTGGGCAGCTTCAAAATATTGATGAAGAAGTTATCTCTTCTGCTTGCCGTCTTGTGTGTGAGTGGGCCCAGAAAGTGTTAAGCCAACCATTTGACACTGTCTTGGAATTAGCCCGCTTCCTTGTAAAAAGTCACTATATAGGCACCAAGTCAATGGCAGCTCTAACTGTAATGGCAGCAGCACCAGCAG gaATTAAAGGAATTACCCAGCCTTCTGCTTTTATACCGACAGCTGAAAGTAATTCCTTTCAGCCTCAGGTGAAGACTTTGCCATCTCCAATTGATGCTAAACAGCAGTTGCAACGGAAAATCCAGAAGAAGCAGCAAGAACAGAAACTACAATCCCCTTTGCCAGGAGAATCCGCagcaaaaaaatcagaaagtgcTACAAGCAATGGAGTAACGAATCTTCCTAATGGAAATCCTTCAATCCTTTCTCCTCAACCTATTGGCATCGTTGTGGCAGCTGTCCCTAGTCCCATTCCG GTCCAACGGACTAGGCAATTGGTAACTTCACCGAGTCCAATGAGTTCTTCTGATGGCAAAGTTCTTCCCCTCAATGTACAGGTGGTCACTCAGCACATGCAGTCTGTGAAACAGGCACCAAAGACTCCCCAGAACGTTCCAGCCAGTCCTGGTGGGGATCGTTCTGCCCGGCACCGTTACCCTCAGATCTTACCCAAACCAGCCAACACCAGTGCACTCACAATTCGCTCTCCAACTACTGTCCTCTTTACTAGTAGTCCCATCAAAACTGCTGTTGTACCCGCTTCACACATGAGTTCTCTAAATGTGGTGAAAATGACAACAATATCCCTCACACCCAGCAACAGTAACACCCCTCTTAAACATTCTGCCTCAGTCAGCAGTGCTACAGGAACGACAGAAGAATCAAGGAGTGTTCCACAGATCAAGAATGGTTCTGTCGTGTCACTTCAGTCTCCTGGGTCCAGAACCAGCAGTGCGGGGGGAACATCTGCTGTGGAAGTCAAAGTGGAACccgaaatatcatcagatgagcATCCTGTACAGTGCCAAGAGAACTCTGATGAGGCTAAAGCTCCCCAAACACCTAGTGCCCTTTTGGGGCAGAAAAGTAATACAGACGGAGTACTGCAGAAACCTTCAAATGAAGGtgtcattgaaataaaagcaactAAGGTCTGTGACCAGAGGACCAAATGTAAAAGTCGCTGTAATGAAATTCTGCCAGGCACGTCAACAGGCAATAATCAGAGCACTATCACTGTATCAGTTGCTTCTCAGAACTTAACTTTCACCAGCACCAGTTCACCATCTAATGGTGACTCAATCAATAAAGACCCTAAATTATGCACTAAAAGTCCAAGAAAACGACTGTCTTCTACATTGCAAGAGACCCAGGTGCCTCCTGTAAAGAAACCAATTGTGGAACAGCTTTCAGCAGCTACCACAGAAGGGCAGAAACAAGGCAGTGTTAAGAAGGACCAAAAGGTTCCACATTCAGGGAAAACAGAAGGTTCAACAGCAGGTGCTCAGATTCCTAGCAAGGTATCAGTAAATGTCAGTTCACACATAGGAGCAAATCAACCCTTGAATTCTTCTACCCTTGTTATCAGTGATTCAGCTTTGGAACAGCAAACAACCCCGTCATCATCTCCAGATATAAAAGTAAAACTTGAAGGAAGTGTCTTTCTCTTGGACAGTGATTCAAAGTCAGTTGGCAGCTTTAATCCAAATGGATGGCAACAAATCACTAAGGATTCTGAGTTGATATCTGCCAGCTGTGAACAACAGCAAGCTATCAGTGTTATGACAATTCCTGAGCACTCTGATATCAATGACTTAGAGAAGTCCGTGTGGGAATTAGAAGGAATGCCACAGGACACATATAGCCAGCAGCTACATAGCCAGATACAGGAATCTTCTTTAAATCAAATACAAGCACATTCTTCAGATCAGTTACCTCTGCAATCTGAACTGAAGGAGTTTGAACCTTCTGTTTCCCAGACAAATGAAAGCTACTTTCCTTTTGATGATGAACTTACACAAGATAGTATTGTGGAAGAGCTGGTGCTTATGGAGCAGCAAATGTCAATGAACAATTCTCATTCTTACGGCAACTGTTTGGGAATGACCCTTCAGAGTCAGTCAGTAACTCCAGGAGCTCCAATGTCATCTCACACCTCCAGCACCCACTTCTATCATCCAATCCACAGCAATGGCACTCCAATCCACACACCCACACCTACACCCACACCCACTCCTActccaaccccaaccccaaccccaacatCTGAAATGATTGCTGGATCTCAGAGTCTATCACGGGAGAGCCCTTGCTCCAGGCTAGCCCAGACTACACCTGTGGATAGTGCTTTAGGAAGTAGCCGACATACACCCATTGGTACTCCACATTCTAACTGCAGCAGTAGTGTCCCCCCCAGCCCTGTTGAATGCAGGAATCCATTTGCATTTACTCCAATAAGCTCCAGTATGGCATATCATGATGCCAGCATTGTCTCAAGTAGTCCTGTGAAACCAATGCAAAGACCCATGGCCACACACCCTGACAAAACCAAGCTTGAATGGATGAATAATGGGTATAGTGGGGTTGGTAATTCATCAGTTTCTGGCCATGGTATTCTCCCAAGCTATCAGGAACTAGTGGAAGACCGTTTCAGGAAACCTCATGCTTTTGCTGTGCCTGGACAGTCTTACCAGTCTCAATCCAGACATCATGACACTCATTTTGGTCGTTTGACTCCTGTCTCTCCTGTGCAGCATCAGGGTGCCACTGTAAATAACACCAACAAACAGGAGGGTTTTGCAGTCCCTGCCCCTCTTGATAATAAGGGAACTAATTCGTCTGCCAGCAGCAACTTCAGATGCCGGAGTGTGAGCCCTGCTGTTCATCGCCAACGTAATCTTAGTGGAAGCACCCTCTATCCAGTATCTAATATCCCACGATCTAATGTGACCCCCTTTGGAAGTCCAGTTACCCCAGAAGTTGTTTTCACAAATGTTCACACAGATGCATGTGCCAACAACATAGCTCAAAGAAGCCAGTCAGTTCCATTGACAGTCATGATGCAGACAGCCTTCCCAAACGCTCTTCAGAAGCAAGCAAACAGTAAAAAAATAACCAATGTTTTGTTGAGTAAACTTGATTCTGACAATGATGATGCAGTGAGAGGTTTGGGAATGAACAACCTGCCCTCTAATTATACAGCCCGGATGAATCTCACTCAGATTTTGGAACCTTCCACTGTTTTTCCTAGTGCCAACCCACAAAATATGATTGATTCCAGCACTTCTGTTTATGAATTCCAAACACCATCTTACCTCACCAAAAGTAATAGCACCGATCAGATCAATTTTTCTCCTGGAGATAATCAAGCACAATCAGAAATTGGAGAGCAGCAGTTAGATTTCAATAGCACTGTTAAAGACCTGTTGAGTGGAGACAGCTTGCAAACCAACCAGCAGCTGGTAGGTCAGGTAGCATCTGATCTCACTAATACTGCATCTGATTTCTCTAGTGATATCAGGTTGTCTTCTGAGCTCTCAGGCAGCATCAATGATTTGAATACTTTAGACCCAAATCTACTGTTTGATCCAGGTCGTCAGCAGGGACAAGATGATGAAGCTACACTGGAAGAATTAAAGAATGACCCATTATTTCAACAGATTTGCAGTGAATCCATGAATTCTATGACTTCATCAGGTTTTGAATGGATAGAAAGCAAGGACCATCCTACTGTTGAAATGTTGGGTTAA